In the genome of Anaerofustis stercorihominis DSM 17244, one region contains:
- the mscL gene encoding large conductance mechanosensitive channel protein MscL, with translation MKKFFQEFKEFALRGNVMDLAVGVIIGGAFQAIVNSLVKDIISPLIGLFAKTDFNDLVINVLGVNIKYGSFITNVINFIIMAFIIFMLIKGLNKLAEIGKKKNDLPEEPTTKICPYCLSEIPINATKCAHCTSELSE, from the coding sequence ATGAAGAAATTCTTTCAGGAATTCAAGGAATTTGCACTAAGAGGAAATGTAATGGATTTAGCCGTTGGGGTTATTATCGGGGGAGCATTCCAAGCTATAGTTAACTCATTGGTTAAAGATATAATTTCTCCATTAATAGGTCTTTTTGCAAAAACAGACTTTAATGATTTAGTCATAAATGTACTTGGAGTCAACATAAAATATGGTTCTTTTATAACGAATGTAATTAACTTCATTATAATGGCATTTATTATATTTATGCTAATAAAAGGACTTAATAAACTTGCTGAAATCGGCAAGAAGAAAAATGATTTACCTGAAGAACCTACCACGAAGATATGTCCTTACTGTCTAAGTGAAATTCCTATAAATGCAACAAAATGTGCACATTGTACATCGGAATTAAGCGAATAA